From Epinephelus lanceolatus isolate andai-2023 chromosome 2, ASM4190304v1, whole genome shotgun sequence, one genomic window encodes:
- the cebpg gene encoding CCAAT/enhancer-binding protein gamma — translation MSRPSQAKLTTSDHNGVSVIQSQAHATASSSAVARAQQVPQLVPAGPSAGGGKALPPSKMKKPPADKDSDEYRQRRERNNLAVKKSRMRSKQKAMDTQQRVNELKEENERLEAKIKLLSKELSVLKDLFLEHAHNLADNVQPPAGAEGSSPAPNNTPTNGQ, via the coding sequence ATGAGCCGGCCGTCGCAGGCAAAACTAACCACATCTGACCACAACGGCGTGAGCGTCATCCAGAGTCAGGCCCACGCCACCGCTTCCTCCTCGGCAGTAGCCCGAGCGCAGCAGGTCCCCCAGCTCGTCCCAGCAGGCCCTTCAGCCGGAGGCGGTAAGGCCCTCCCCCCCAGCAAGATGAAGAAACCCCCCGCAGACAAGGACAGCGACGAGTACCGCCAGCGCCGCGAGCGCAACAACCTGGCGGTGAAGAAGAGCCGCATGCGCAGCAAGCAGAAAGCGATGGACACGCAGCAGCGCGTCAACGAGCTGAAGGAGGAGAACGAGCGGCTGGAGGCCAAAATCAAACTGCTGAGCAAAGAGCTGAGCGTGCTCAAAGACCTCTTCCTGGAGCATGCTCACAACCTGGCTGACAACGTCCAGCCGCCCGCTGGCGCAGAGGGCTCCAGCCCCGCCCCCAACAACACCCCCACCAACGGGCAGTGA